From the genome of Psychroserpens ponticola, one region includes:
- a CDS encoding ABC-F family ATP-binding cassette domain-containing protein gives MISVDNLAVEFSGHTLFSDVSFTINADDKIALMGKNGAGKSTMMKIIAGVQNATRGNVRTPKDAIIAYLPQHLLTEDNTTVFDEASKAFSHVFEMRDEMEGLNKQLETRTDYESDDYMKIIERVSDLGESYYALEDVNYDAEVEKALKGLGFKQEDFTRQTNEFSGGYRMRIELVKILLQKPDLILLDEPTNHIDIESVIWLEDFLINKANAVVVISHDRAFIDNITNRTIEVTMGRIYDYKAKYTHYLQLREDRRSHQIKAYQEQQKFIADNQAFIDRFKGTYSKTNQVTSRERMLEKLQIIEIDDVDTSALKLRFPPTNRSGDYPVTVKDVSKSYDEHVVFKDANMSIARGEKVCFVGRNGEGKSTMIKSILGEIEVEGTCSLGHNVKVGYFAQNQAALLDEDLTIFQTVDEVAKGDVRTQVKNILGRFMFRGDEIDKKVSVLSGGEKTRLAMVKLLLEPVNLLILDEPTNHLDLKSKDVLKEALQNFDGTLILVSHDRDFLQGLSKKVFEFKDKRVVEHFETIDDFLVRNRVESLKGLDL, from the coding sequence ATGATTTCAGTAGATAATTTAGCAGTAGAGTTTAGTGGTCACACGTTGTTTAGTGATGTGTCATTCACGATTAATGCAGATGATAAAATTGCATTAATGGGAAAAAATGGTGCAGGAAAATCGACAATGATGAAAATTATTGCAGGTGTTCAAAATGCCACACGCGGCAACGTAAGAACGCCAAAAGACGCAATTATTGCGTATTTACCACAGCATTTATTAACTGAAGATAATACCACTGTTTTTGATGAAGCCTCAAAAGCCTTTAGTCATGTGTTTGAAATGCGTGATGAAATGGAAGGCTTAAATAAACAGCTTGAAACTAGAACCGATTACGAGTCTGATGATTACATGAAAATTATTGAGCGTGTTTCAGATTTAGGGGAAAGTTACTACGCTTTAGAAGATGTAAATTATGATGCTGAAGTTGAAAAAGCGCTTAAAGGTTTAGGCTTTAAACAAGAAGATTTCACAAGACAAACCAATGAGTTTTCTGGAGGTTATCGCATGCGAATAGAACTCGTGAAAATATTACTTCAAAAACCAGATTTGATTTTATTAGATGAGCCTACGAATCATATCGATATTGAATCTGTGATTTGGTTGGAAGATTTCTTGATTAATAAAGCCAATGCAGTGGTTGTGATTTCACACGATCGCGCTTTTATTGATAACATTACCAATCGTACGATTGAAGTGACCATGGGTCGCATTTACGATTACAAAGCAAAATACACACATTACTTGCAATTGCGTGAAGACCGAAGATCACATCAAATAAAAGCGTATCAAGAACAGCAGAAATTTATTGCCGACAATCAGGCGTTTATTGATCGCTTTAAAGGCACCTATTCAAAAACGAATCAAGTAACGTCGCGAGAACGCATGCTTGAAAAATTGCAAATTATAGAGATTGATGATGTAGATACCTCAGCTTTAAAATTGCGTTTTCCACCAACAAATCGTTCAGGTGATTATCCTGTAACAGTTAAAGATGTTTCTAAATCTTATGATGAACATGTTGTGTTTAAAGATGCAAATATGTCGATTGCAAGAGGAGAGAAAGTCTGTTTTGTTGGTCGAAATGGCGAAGGGAAATCGACCATGATAAAATCTATTTTAGGTGAAATTGAAGTCGAAGGAACATGTAGTTTAGGTCATAATGTTAAAGTTGGTTATTTTGCTCAAAACCAAGCCGCTTTGCTTGATGAAGACTTAACGATTTTCCAAACAGTTGATGAGGTTGCAAAAGGTGATGTACGAACACAAGTCAAAAATATTTTAGGTCGTTTTATGTTTAGAGGCGACGAGATAGATAAAAAAGTAAGTGTGTTGTCTGGTGGAGAAAAAACCAGATTAGCGATGGTGAAACTATTGCTAGAACCTGTGAATTTACTTATTCTAGATGAGCCAACAAATCACTTAGATTTAAAATCTAAAGACGTTTTAAAAGAAGCACTTCAAAATTTTGATGGAACACTGATACTTGTGTCTCACGATCGTGATTTTTTACAAGGCTTATCTAAAAAGGTATTTGAATTTAAAGACAAACGTGTGGTTGAGCATTTTGAGACGATTGATGATTTCTTAGTTAGAAATCGCGTTGAGAGTTTGAAAGGCTTAGACTTGTGA
- a CDS encoding YgiQ family radical SAM protein: MSELKLSDWLPTTNKEVKIRGWDELDVILFSGDAYVDHPTFGPAVIGRLLESFGLRVAIVPQPSVTDNLQDFVKLGAPKLFFGVTGGCMDPMISNYNANKKRRDKDAYTPNGDIGFRPDYATTVYSKILKEKWPDVPVLLGGIEASLRRVTHYDYWSDALMPSILESSKADMLVYGMGEQPLKEVVRLMQKGVPFSSITTIKQTAVLLNKDAKIPKNSNWEDVEIASHEICLEDKKKYASNFKVIEQESNKLAARRIFQNVGDKTLMINPPYPTMTEDEIDASFELPYTRLPHPKYNKRGPIPAFEMIKFSINIHRGCFGGCSFCTISAHQGKFIASRSQESILREVDTVANMPDFKGYLSDIGGPSANMYKMKGKVQSICDKCVAPSCISPVICSNLDTSHKPLTELYKAVDSHPKVKKSFIGSGIRHDMLVPEFNKNADPKELDDYTEEVMTKHVSGRLKVAPEHTSDPVLKLMRKPSFKYFHKFKERFDKINVAKGLKLQLIPYFISNHPACEVEDMANLAAETKDMGFQLEQVQGFTPTPMTVATVIYYSGYHPYTLKKVNTPITRKEKDEQHRFFFWYKDENKAWIKKTLNKLGRQDLLDVLLPEKDEKWRKNKPSGEAKHTFDDAVPFNQRKTKAKFKSKKRRR; encoded by the coding sequence ATGAGTGAATTAAAACTTTCAGATTGGTTGCCTACCACAAACAAAGAGGTTAAAATACGCGGTTGGGACGAACTAGACGTTATTTTGTTTAGTGGAGACGCTTATGTGGATCATCCAACGTTTGGTCCTGCTGTAATTGGACGTTTACTAGAAAGTTTTGGTTTGCGTGTTGCAATTGTTCCGCAACCTAGTGTGACAGATAATCTTCAGGATTTTGTTAAGCTTGGTGCTCCGAAGTTGTTTTTTGGAGTTACAGGTGGTTGTATGGATCCTATGATTAGTAACTACAATGCGAATAAAAAACGTCGTGATAAAGATGCTTATACGCCAAATGGAGATATTGGATTTCGTCCAGATTATGCTACCACAGTGTATTCTAAAATTCTAAAAGAAAAATGGCCAGATGTTCCTGTGCTACTTGGTGGAATTGAAGCGTCATTGCGTCGTGTGACACATTATGATTATTGGAGTGATGCGTTGATGCCAAGCATTTTAGAAAGTTCTAAAGCTGATATGTTGGTATACGGAATGGGAGAACAACCCTTGAAAGAAGTGGTGCGTTTGATGCAGAAAGGGGTTCCGTTTTCTAGCATTACGACGATTAAGCAAACAGCAGTGCTTTTAAATAAAGATGCTAAAATTCCTAAGAATAGTAATTGGGAAGATGTTGAAATCGCATCGCATGAAATTTGTTTAGAGGATAAGAAAAAATACGCGTCTAACTTTAAAGTTATTGAGCAGGAATCAAATAAGTTAGCAGCACGACGAATTTTTCAAAACGTAGGCGATAAGACGTTGATGATAAATCCGCCTTATCCAACCATGACCGAAGATGAAATTGATGCGTCATTCGAGTTGCCTTACACACGATTACCACATCCAAAATATAATAAGCGAGGACCAATTCCTGCGTTTGAAATGATTAAGTTTTCAATCAACATACATCGTGGTTGTTTTGGTGGTTGTAGTTTTTGTACGATCTCTGCACATCAAGGGAAATTTATAGCGTCTAGAAGTCAGGAATCTATTTTAAGAGAAGTCGATACAGTCGCAAATATGCCAGACTTTAAAGGGTATTTGTCTGATATTGGTGGACCAAGTGCCAACATGTATAAGATGAAAGGAAAAGTACAATCTATCTGCGACAAATGTGTGGCTCCTAGTTGTATTTCACCAGTGATATGCAGTAATTTGGATACGTCTCACAAACCTTTAACCGAATTATATAAAGCGGTTGATAGTCACCCAAAAGTGAAGAAATCGTTTATAGGTTCTGGAATTCGTCACGATATGTTAGTTCCAGAATTTAATAAAAATGCAGATCCCAAAGAGTTAGACGATTACACAGAAGAAGTGATGACCAAACATGTGTCTGGACGACTTAAAGTTGCGCCAGAGCACACGAGTGATCCTGTGTTGAAATTGATGAGAAAGCCTTCGTTTAAATACTTCCATAAGTTTAAGGAACGCTTTGATAAGATTAATGTCGCTAAAGGTTTAAAACTGCAATTAATCCCCTACTTTATTTCTAACCATCCTGCTTGCGAAGTGGAGGATATGGCAAATCTAGCTGCCGAAACAAAAGATATGGGTTTCCAGTTAGAGCAAGTGCAAGGCTTTACACCAACACCTATGACTGTAGCTACTGTGATTTATTATAGTGGTTACCATCCTTACACGCTTAAAAAAGTAAACACACCTATAACACGCAAAGAAAAAGATGAGCAACATCGTTTTTTCTTTTGGTATAAGGACGAAAATAAGGCGTGGATTAAAAAGACCTTAAACAAACTTGGTCGTCAAGATTTATTAGACGTATTGCTTCCTGAAAAAGACGAAAAATGGCGTAAAAATAAGCCAAGTGGTGAGGCGAAACATACGTTTGATGATGCGGTTCCTTTTAATCAGCGGAAGACTAAGGCTAAGTTTAAGTCTAAGAAGAGGAGGAGATAA
- a CDS encoding helix-turn-helix domain-containing protein, which yields MVNKFILKEFGLRIRELRLESNLSQEKLSFKTGFHRTYIGMIERGERNISLTNIAVFSKAFEMNLSDLLDFKNQNSKLSYQDYELKTDN from the coding sequence ATGGTAAACAAATTTATTCTTAAAGAATTCGGACTAAGAATTCGAGAGTTAAGACTCGAAAGTAATTTAAGTCAAGAAAAACTTTCTTTCAAAACAGGGTTTCATAGAACTTATATTGGTATGATTGAAAGGGGTGAGAGAAATATATCTCTGACCAATATTGCTGTATTTTCAAAAGCTTTTGAAATGAATTTGTCTGATTTGTTAGATTTCAAAAACCAGAATTCAAAGTTGAGTTATCAAGATTATGAACTTAAAACTGATAACTAA
- a CDS encoding DUF2075 domain-containing protein, which yields MNRAYYSNSISSFITEDSNSIYGQLSSNHKGHSLEELQKKAWLKQIEILKEQLGNFNGSVYFEFAIPRMGKRVDNIVIIEDCIFVIEFKVGTNIYTKHAQMQAIDYALDLRNFHEGSHHAKLVPVLVATNAKKTIFEIDEVLDFNEVVKCNKNGIEEVIKGFVNSSNYKINIKYWEDSAYKPTPTIVEAAQALYKGHDVKEISRYDSGAINLSKTTTCLNKVIEYSKLNKKKSICFVTGVPGAGKTLAGLNIANERMKVDENEYAVFLSGNGPLVDVLREALSRDSVKDYNERGEKIKIADARSEANTFIQNIHHFRNEYITDTKPPNEKVVVFDEAQRAWDKDKLTSWMNEEGFSMSEPEFLIDVMNRHSDWCTIVCLIGGGQEINRGEAGIEEWINTFKENYQEWNIHYSDLITESQNYIRTNCQKLWLIENAVSEKELHLSVSVRSFRSEKISEFVHEFLEINNERAKELFKLVKDDFPIFFTRNLTIAKKWLREQAKGTERIGVVASSGARRLKSIGIDVKNEIEAPKWFLNINEDVRSSNFLEETATEFDIQGLEIDYTCLAWGANFHIVDGHWKFQSFRGTKWNNIHIEKSKEYLKNTYRVLLTRARQGLIIYLPEGSDIDHTRPSHFYDGTYNYFKEIGIEELF from the coding sequence ATGAATAGAGCTTATTATAGTAATTCAATTTCAAGTTTCATCACTGAAGATTCAAATTCAATTTATGGGCAACTAAGTTCAAATCATAAAGGCCATTCACTTGAGGAATTACAAAAAAAAGCCTGGCTCAAGCAAATTGAAATTCTTAAAGAACAACTAGGTAATTTTAATGGGTCAGTTTATTTTGAATTTGCGATTCCCAGAATGGGTAAAAGGGTTGATAATATAGTGATAATTGAAGATTGCATTTTCGTAATTGAATTTAAAGTTGGGACAAATATTTATACTAAGCATGCACAGATGCAAGCCATTGATTATGCTTTAGACTTAAGAAATTTTCATGAAGGAAGTCATCATGCTAAATTAGTTCCAGTTCTAGTAGCTACAAATGCTAAAAAAACTATTTTCGAGATAGATGAAGTTTTAGATTTTAATGAAGTAGTAAAATGTAATAAAAATGGAATTGAGGAAGTAATCAAGGGATTTGTAAATTCTTCCAATTATAAAATTAATATAAAATATTGGGAGGATTCAGCATATAAGCCTACTCCAACGATAGTTGAGGCTGCTCAAGCCTTGTATAAAGGTCATGATGTCAAGGAAATATCCCGTTATGATTCCGGAGCTATTAATTTATCAAAAACCACTACTTGTTTGAATAAGGTGATTGAATATTCAAAGTTAAATAAGAAGAAATCAATTTGTTTTGTAACAGGTGTTCCAGGTGCAGGAAAAACCTTAGCAGGTTTGAATATTGCAAATGAAAGAATGAAAGTAGATGAAAATGAGTATGCAGTATTTCTCTCAGGTAACGGTCCTTTAGTTGATGTTTTAAGAGAAGCTTTGTCAAGAGATAGTGTTAAAGACTACAACGAAAGAGGAGAAAAAATTAAAATTGCAGATGCAAGAAGTGAAGCAAATACTTTTATTCAAAATATACATCACTTTAGAAATGAATATATAACAGATACAAAACCACCAAACGAAAAAGTAGTTGTATTTGATGAAGCTCAAAGAGCTTGGGATAAAGATAAGTTGACTTCTTGGATGAATGAAGAAGGCTTTTCAATGTCTGAACCTGAATTCCTAATAGATGTAATGAATCGACATTCAGATTGGTGTACGATTGTTTGTTTGATTGGTGGTGGTCAAGAGATAAACAGAGGAGAAGCCGGAATAGAGGAATGGATAAATACTTTCAAAGAGAATTATCAAGAATGGAATATTCATTATTCCGATTTAATAACTGAAAGCCAAAACTATATTCGAACTAATTGTCAAAAATTATGGCTTATTGAGAACGCAGTTTCTGAAAAGGAATTACATTTATCTGTTTCTGTTCGCTCGTTTAGGTCTGAAAAAATATCAGAATTTGTTCATGAGTTTTTAGAAATCAATAACGAAAGAGCAAAAGAATTATTTAAATTAGTTAAGGATGATTTTCCAATATTCTTTACTAGAAATTTGACAATTGCAAAAAAATGGCTTCGAGAACAAGCTAAAGGTACAGAAAGAATAGGAGTTGTTGCTTCTTCAGGAGCAAGGAGATTGAAATCTATTGGAATTGATGTTAAAAACGAAATTGAAGCGCCAAAATGGTTTTTAAATATAAATGAAGATGTCAGGTCTTCTAATTTTCTTGAAGAAACAGCAACAGAATTCGATATACAAGGTTTAGAAATTGATTATACTTGTTTGGCTTGGGGAGCAAATTTTCATATTGTAGATGGACATTGGAAATTTCAGAGTTTTCGTGGTACTAAATGGAATAACATCCATATAGAAAAAAGTAAAGAATATTTAAAAAACACCTACCGAGTATTATTAACTAGAGCAAGGCAAGGTTTAATAATTTATT